GAGGAGACCCGCACCGCGGGTCTCCACGACCCGGGCGTCGGCGCCGGCGGCGGCGCGCAGCGCGGCGCCCTGGGCACGCGCGTGGGCGAGCAGGTCGTCGTCGGCGATCACGTCGAGGACGGCGAGCGCCGCCGCCGCGGCGACCGGGTTGCCGCCGAAGGTCGTGCCGTGGTTGCCCGGGTCGAAGAGCTTGCCGGCTCCGTGGGTGGCCAGGCACGCACCGATCGGGATGCCGCCGGCCAGGCCCTTGGCGAGGGTGACGATGTCGGGCGTGACCGGAGCGTCGACGAGGGCGGGGTTCTGGTGCGCGAACCAGGCACCGGTCCGGCCGACGCCGGTCTGGATCTCGTCGAGCCAGAGCAGGGCGCCGTTCTCGTGGGCGATCCGCTGCGCGGTCGGCAGGTAGTCGCGCGGCGGCACGATGACGCCGGCCTCCCCCTGCACCGGCTCGACCAGGATGGCCGCGGTGTCGCGGTCGACGGCGGCCTCGAGGGCGGCGGAGTCGCCGTACGGGACGAACACGACGTCGCCGGGCAGTGGCTCGAAGGGCTCGCGGTAGGCGAGCTTGGAGGTCAGTGCGAGGGCACCCATGGTGCGGCCGTGGAAGGAACCCTCGGTGGCGACGATCTTCGTGCGGCCGGTGCGCCGGGTCAGCTTGAACGCGGCCTCGTTGGCCTCGGCGCCGGAGTTGGTGAAGAACACCCGGGCCTCGGTGCCGAGAAGGCCGACGAGCCGCTCGGCGAGGGTGATCTGCGGGCCGCTGGCGAAGAAGTTCGAGATGTGGCCGAGGGTCTGCAGCTGCTCGGTGACAGCGGCGACCAGGCGCGGGTGGCCGTGGCCGAGCGCGTTGACGGCGATGCCGCCGAGCAGGTCGACGTACTCACGACCGTCGGCGTCCCACACGTGGGCGCCCTCACCGCGCACCAGCACGGTCTTGGGCGGGCCGAAGGTGTTCATCAGCGCGCCGGTGTA
The genomic region above belongs to Nocardioides sp. QY071 and contains:
- a CDS encoding acetylornithine transaminase encodes the protein MTATHPDNREWTERYTGALMNTFGPPKTVLVRGEGAHVWDADGREYVDLLGGIAVNALGHGHPRLVAAVTEQLQTLGHISNFFASGPQITLAERLVGLLGTEARVFFTNSGAEANEAAFKLTRRTGRTKIVATEGSFHGRTMGALALTSKLAYREPFEPLPGDVVFVPYGDSAALEAAVDRDTAAILVEPVQGEAGVIVPPRDYLPTAQRIAHENGALLWLDEIQTGVGRTGAWFAHQNPALVDAPVTPDIVTLAKGLAGGIPIGACLATHGAGKLFDPGNHGTTFGGNPVAAAAALAVLDVIADDDLLAHARAQGAALRAAAGADARVVETRGAGLLVGLTLAEPKAAEVVTAAQDAGFLLNAATPERVRMAPPLNLADADVAAFAAAWPAILDHAGLDQAGVQA